A single window of Vanessa atalanta chromosome 27, ilVanAtal1.2, whole genome shotgun sequence DNA harbors:
- the LOC125074369 gene encoding uncharacterized protein LOC125074369 — MVSKLTFTLAAFCLVYVLVESSFIKPNNVPRVGRSNEADGPFDQSMMGYVIKTIPSKNIPRMGRRNYDSANRFDIPKLYQVPSENSEYYEDENISKLTAEQEDYYGNH; from the exons atggtttCAAAGTTGACCTTTACCCTAGCTGCATTCTGCTTAGTTTACGTTTTAGTTGAAAGTTCTTTTATAAAACCTAACAACGTACCGAGGGTAGGAAGAAGCAATGAAGCTGATGGCCCATTTGATCAAAGTATGATGGGATACGTTATTAAAACTATTCCCAGTAAAAATATACCGCGAATGGGTCGCAGAAATTACGATTCG GCGAATCGTTTTGATATTCCAAAATTATATCAAGTTCCTTCCGAAAACTCAGAATATTATGaag atgaaaatatatctaaactGACTGCAGAACAAGAAGATTATTATGGAAATCATTGA
- the LOC125074242 gene encoding uncharacterized protein LOC125074242: protein MSFDVSWEVDKYKEEHESDEHWLLRKAFMERWKNDYPEERLVCLAQVFGNIEFMGCRYPTEVMKEVARMSYDVTQQYRKSKKTKLQRTFVSASDAAEDRARGVKREGGVIKNGPNSKNIKILFVPQTKDDAVPVPNIEEAITENINNDNENTPECNDNDLPIVDETKTDKKSDHSDEYMNEMLALKCLDVSRFSDKMFDTEFGKMVLLIRPWAGKLSNIQSSCQACHLPIITTYKDNCFSLFIKGILVAQATGLKVEAKSVVETMAWNRLREQMVSVIIKELWLAQGDRVSVGDVSKVREFGKPVETSVAVKMMKLMGWKGGGLGADAQGIEEPIKPHLQMVNRAGLGCNVNIQQLRRAGQQLMTRFIASDAIDVDLVFSNEFSKEERAVLHHTAQRIGLASKSYGGDAERFLVVKKKLDPFSIVRAVIAKGGNTPKYQVFLPISLGQKR, encoded by the exons atgtctttTGACGTGAGTTGGGAAGTGGATAAATATAAGGAGGAACATGAAAGTGATGAACACTGGTTGTTACGAAAAGCATTCATGGAAAGATGGAAAAACGATTATCCCGAAGAGAGATTAGTTTGTTTGGCTCAGGTATTTGGAAACATAGAATTTATGGGATGCAGATACCCTACGGAAGTAATGAAGGAAGTTGCTAGAATGTCTTACGAT gtcACACAACAGTATAGGAAAtcaaaaaaaacgaaattacaAAGAACTTTTGTATCAGCATCTGACGCAGCAGAAGATAGAGCAAGAGGTGTGAAACGAGAAGGCGGAGTCATTAAAAACGGtccaaatagtaaaaatataaaaattctctTTGTACCTCAAACTAAAGACGACGCAGTGCCTGTACCAAACATAGAAGAAGCaataactgaaaatataaataatgacaatgAAAATACACCCGaatgtaatgataatgatttaCCGATTGTCGATGAAACTAAAACAGATAAAAAGTCTGATCATTCAGATGAGTATATGAATGAAATGTTAGCACTAAAATGCTTGGATGTTAGTAGATTCTCAGATAAAATGTTCGATACAGAATTTGGTAAAATGGTTCTTTTGATAAGGCCATGGGCTGGTAAACTAAGTAACATAcaat CCAGCTGCCAAGCTTGTCACTTGCCAATAATTACAACGTATAAGGACAACTGTTTCTCTCTTTTTATAAAAGGGATTCTTGTCGCTCAAGCGACTGGGTTGAAAGTTGAAGCCAAGAGTGTCGTCGAAACAATGGCAtggaat AGGTTACGGGAACAAATGGTAAGCGTTATCATAAAGGAACTGTGGCTAGCGCAAGGGGACCGAGTGTCGGTCGGCGACGTGAGCAAAGTGAGGGAATTTGGGAAACCTGTCGAAACCAGCGTCGCTGTCAA AATGATGAAGTTGATGGGTTGGAAGGGTGGAGGGCTGGGGGCGGATGCCCAAGGGATAGAAGAACCGATCAAACCTCATTTACAAATG gtaaacCGTGCCGGTCTCGGTTGTAACGTAAATATACAACAACTGAGACGGGCCGGTCAGCAGCTGATGACGAGGTTCATAGCCTCGGACGCGATCGACGTGGACCTCGTATTCAGCAACGAGTTCAGTAAAGAAGAACGCGCGGTCCTTCACCACACCGCGCAACGGATTGGCCTGGCTTCCAAGAGCTATGGGGGTGATGCTGAAAg atttttaGTGGTGAAGAAGAAATTGGACCCTTTTTCGATCGTTCGAGCTGTGATAGCGAAGGGAGGGAACACCCCGAAATATCAAGTTTTTTTACCGATTTCACTTGGACagaaaagataa